The following nucleotide sequence is from Saimiri boliviensis isolate mSaiBol1 chromosome 6, mSaiBol1.pri, whole genome shotgun sequence.
GCCAAGTTACTTCTCATCTTTTTCTATCCTGGTCAGCAGTGAATTTCAGACCCCCAAGTCACATCAGAAGCCTCAGAACTCCTGCATTCTTCCCCAACACCTGGTTCAAGCAACACCCCCCACCGCAGCTTTCTGAGGTTGTGCTCTCTTCTGACCATGTTCCTCTAGAAGAAGCCTTTGACCCTATCCTTGACTCTTCTTATCTCTCATTTTACCTTACAGCCTCAGTTCCAACATTAAGCTAAGATCAGCATCTACTTGTAAGTGCTTTCGTTGTGTGATATTGAACATGACTTATAACATGAGAAAGCTTCAGCCAAGGAAACTCTCACAAACATGTGGAAGTCACAATCTCATTGCTCAGGAGGAAACAAACTTTATGTTGGCTAACCAGCCTGTCCCTAGGAGTGACTAAATGCAATCCGTGTGGGAGTCTCAGCTTTGAGGTTGCTTCCTCATGGACATTTTCACAGATAGCTCCTCCCTTTCCAATAGTGGTGCACCAAATGCTCCATCTGTTTGCTTCCACAGTGCCCTGAATTTCCTGTTTTAACATTTGTCACACAGTAATGTCCTGTTTATGAAGGTGTGTGCATGTCTCCATTAGAAAGATTAAATCAAGATCCTTGGAGGAATTATGCATGTCTTGCTCACCAGTAAACCTCTATAAATACGATTCCTGGCCCACACTATATACTCAGTAAACAAATACTAAATGTATTGGTGGACATATGGATACATAAAGTGGGATCCAGAGCCAACAGAAGTTCTCTTCCTGTCTTGAGTAACTTCTCTTCACATTCAGAAGCCCAAGAAGATGCCTTTCTGCTGGCATCCCTCAAGGTGGTGTCTTCTTAATTTTCCAAGTTCTGCTTTACTCATGCCCCTAGATCCTCCACCCATCCTCCTACAGGTGAAAATTACCAtatggccagacgtggtggctcatgctgtaatcccagcgacttgtggcaaaagttttttcctgtttgtttatcGTTCTAAATCCAGCTCCTAGGTCAGtgatcaataaatatgtgttgaacaatttaataagtatatattataatttaattgtGTTATTGTTCATAATTTGAAGAATGTAAGCACACAAAATGTCTAGGacaaaaatgttacataaatcAAAGCATATTCATTTGataaactattttttataaaatgacatttaaatgcTTAGGAAGCTGTGTtagcaaaatattaaatgaaaaatgataagcAGTATTATGTACAAAACAATCACTATGTAAAaggctataaatatttgtgtcaaGAGGAAAACAGCTGTTATAAAGAATCttattttctatatgtatttctCCATCTTTGCCTTATACAAATTTTTTGAAGAAGATATTTCAGCTTTATAATCTAAAAAGAACAACTTACAATGACTATAAAAGGTTATATATGATTATGCTGAAGATGACAATAAAGCTGGTAATTATGAAGATGATaaatgctaatatttattaagcatttaactCATGGTAGACAGCactgagtattttttattttcattatttttcattatttcatttaattttctcaccAAGTCTGTGAAGTAGGGAGGTATTatcattttcaatgttttaaaatcaggaaactgaggttcacagaGGAAAGGAAGTTTCCTTAGTTAACTTTCTAACATAAGCCAAAACTGAAATTCAATATCATTATCGAGCATGTCTGATTTTCTTAAACATTATGCTAGACCTCTTCTCCAAACAGGGTTACTCGTTTCACAGCATGCCATGTTTTCCATGTTCTACAGAAGGAAATCCAATCACTTGGCTTCTCCCTAACTTTCGTGTTTTCTTTCCCAGAATCTATTATCTATTTTTCCATTTAGCATCAAGAAcagaaagcaacagaaaacagtaaCATAAAATTATTGTACTAAATACTTTTTAGTAGACTTGACTTAATTTAagagttttaggttcacagaaaaactCGGTAGAAGGTACTGAGTACCTTCTATTTTGCACATAATAGTTTTTTAAGCACATTATAACCTAGGTATTATTTTAAAGGCTTACAAGGTTATTGTCTCATAAGGTTATAACGTTATGAGATGGGTACTACAAGattacccattttacagataagtacACTGAGGCTCTGAAACAAAATATCTTGCTCAATATTATACCAAGTTTGACAGTTCTCTCCTACTGTGGTGCTTGTAGTTTTAACTATACTTCACtacttcaacaacaacaaaccaaaaaaaaaaaaaaaaaaaaaaaccagccaaaGTTGTATATATTCATGCTAATGACAGTATCTGCTATAAATGATCTGGTCCATTCCTCAGCACAGGCCTATATTCCTGCAGGCAGAAATCTTTACAATTATTTCGTTACTTAGTATCCTCAAGCCTCTCTAAGCCTTTGAAATTGACACTGTATTTGTAAAACACCAATGCGCATATAATTGAtgttcatataattttatgtctCGCTTTGCGACAACTCTGAGCTTTTGTATCTGTTTCCCCCCTATGTAAAATATTCCTTATTTTGAATGGTAGTGCAGCCAATGTAAGGAAAGCTTGCTAAATACTTGTATCACCTGGGAAGCCTGTTCTTGCTCCCTCTGGGAGAGGTGTTTTTTTCTCACATAAACCTCTTGGAGAAGACAATGATTTTCTCAAAGACAAAGATTGTGTCTTATTAATGCTTGCATCCAACTATCTAACCCAAAACTTGTGATCTTTACATATTTGCCCAATAAATGACAGTGAATCTACTAGGTTGGAAGAAGAGTCTCAAGGGAGTTTTGgttgggaaaagaaaagaaagaaaggatgattGAGAACCGCTCAGTAAATTTTCATATAAAGTTGGCAGCTGGGGAGAAAAGGGAGTCAAGGACCATCTGGCTCACTGAAATACTGCCTAAGCATGCCATGGGTCACGAATTTTCCATGTAAGATAACTAGGCATCTCAGAGGCTATGTTCTGGGAGGACGATAATCCCTCTTTGGCATTCATCAGGTCTGCATCCATCTAGGGAAATTCCTTTGAGGGCCCAAGGCCCAAGGGAGAGAGACAGCTTTGTAAGTGCCAGTGCAGCTCACGTAGAACAGCATCCTGAGTTAACCAGAAGAGGCTGCCACAGGAGTGAAAGGGCTGCAGGGAAAAGAAGCTACAGAGAAGAAGGGACCAGTAAGTTGTCGAAGGTCCTTTGTTTTGTGGATAAAGGAAGTCATTGCAGTGACCTCTCTGATGTATCTTATCTAGCAGGACTATATGTTGGTTATGGAATAGGGCAGCTGCTCTGTCATATCTCCCATGATGTTTTTGATGAGGCAGACAGACCTGGACGTGTTACTGGGCTACGCCTTGCAGAGAATGATACAGGATTACAGCAGGCAAGGAAACAATCTCAACAATTGCCACAGTTGATGAGGCTTCTAACACGTCAGAGTGTTTTCCTCCACAGCACCATTAAACCTAATAACTTATTTCAAAAGGAGGCAGGCCCCATGTGGAAATCTTTCATCATAGAAAAAAGCTAAGAAATAGGATTCAGTAACTTCACCAAAGCCATATGGAAGGCTTCTCCGAAAAACTGTTCAAGAGCTCAGGGCTTCCCACTCCAAGTGTCTTATTCTTCATTGTTGTCAGATCATTTTCCAACTTTCTCAGGATCTGAGGTCATTGGATAATCAAGGGTCCATCAAGTGCAGGCATTGCAGAGAGGCCAGAACATCCAGCAGGAGACTGGTGTCCAGTTATAGCAGAAGCCCTTGTGCTATGTGCCCAGTTAACCTTCAAACACATCACCACCTTCCCCAGAGTGAATAAGCCTCTTGAAATTGACAATGCCCTCTCTATCAAGTGCCAACTTGAGCTTCTCTACATTCCTGCTGACTGGCTTCCCAGGCCTGGAGTGGGCTCACCAGTGGATCTCACTGCCCATTTTTGTAGGATACCTTGTGGCCCTTGTGGGAAATGCCACCATCTTGTATCTGGTACGAACCGACCGTTCCCTCCATCAGCCCATGTACTACTTCCTGGCCATCCTGGCTGTGACGGACTTGGGCTTGTGTATGTCCACTCTGCCCTCTGTGCTGGGTGTGCTGTGGTTTGATGCTCGCACAGTGAGCTTGGTGCCCTGTGTTCTGCAGCAGCATTTCCTCCACTCTTTCTCCTTCATCGAGTCAGCCGTCCTCTTCGCTATGGCTCTGGACCGCCTAGTGGCCATCCGATTCCCACTGCACTTTGCGTCTGTGCTCACAGGTCCCCGTGTGGCATTGGTTGGGGTTGTGCTGAGCGTGCGAAGTGCTGCCATCACTGCTGCACCTTCGTTGCACCTGTTAACATTTAACTACTGTCGCCCTGGGGCGCTCTCCCATGCTTACTGTCTTCACCAAGACATGATCCGCCTGGCCTGCTCTGACACACATTTCAGCAGACTCTATGAGCTGTGCATCATTATGCTGGCCATGGGCGGTGATGTTCTTTTCATCCTGCTCTCCTACACTGTCATCCTCCGCACCGTGCTGGCCATTGCGTCTGCAGGGGAGCGGCTGAAGGCCCTCAATACTTGTGTCTCCCACATCCTGGCCGTGCTCTGCTTCTATGTGCCTGTGCTAGGCTTGTCCATCGTCCACAGGTTTGGGCGCCACACCTCGCCCTTGCTGCACATCCTTATGGGCACTGTCTCTGTGCTCTTTCCGCCCTTGATGAACCCTGTTATCTACAGCATCAAGACCCAGCAGATTCGCAGGGCCATTCTCAAGGTGATTTCGCTGGAGAAGATAAAATGACAAATTGGGGATGGACCATGCAATTCAAAATAAGGAATTAGTTAATAACTCTAGAATCCTCTTACCATAAAGCAATTTTGTCTGCTTCTTTTCACTGATTATATATCATGAACTGACTCTACTGTTAAAATAAAGTTGATGCTTATTACTACTTATGTATAAATGTACAAACATATAGTCACTATTTTcttacatgaaaaataattgttattatttacaAACTTTCTTGTTTGCAAGCTCAGaaagactgttttatttttaattttatgaagacATAACAGCTGTACTTAATTTGATGGGTTACAAattatcattacacattgtatacttTGGTACaagtatacaatgtgtaatgatcaaatcagggtaactgcaatatccatcatctcaagcatttaatatttctttctgatAGCAACATTTCAATTctacatttttagttattttaaaatatacaataaattataacTACAGTTGTCCTATTTTACTAAAAAACGCTAGAAGTTATTTCTTCTACCTAACTGTATTTTGGTACTCATAATCAACCCTTCCCGATAGTCCCCTCCTAACTACTCATTCCAGATTCTAGTAACCATCATACTagtctctatctccatgagttcattATTTTCAACTCCCACATaagagtgagaatatgtgatattcctgtttctgtgcctggcctatttcatttaaaagaatgTCCTCTGCTTtgatccatgttgttgcaaatcactggatttcataatttttatggatgaacaatatttcattgtgtatatccaccacattttatttattctttcatgtgTTGATGGACCTTAGGTTCATACTATACTGTGGTTattatgaatactgctgcaataaacatgaaattgtagatatctttttgatagactgatttcttttcttttgtatatgtACCCAACAGTAGGATCGCTAGAttatatagtagttctatttttagctttttgaggaacctccatactgttctccactatggctatactaatttacattcccatcaagaGCGTATGGGGTTCCTGTGTCCACATCCTCATCCACATtcgttattgcctgtctttttttttttcaacttttattttagattcagggagtcatgtgcaggtttcttacatgagCAAATTGTGTGTTGCTGAGGTTTGGTGTATGAATGATCCCATTGCCCAGGTAGTGAACGTTGTATCTGATGGGTAGTTTCCCACACTTGCTTCTCTTCTGTCCTCCCCCTTCTAATTATCACCAttttctattgtttccatcttcagtccatgtgtactcagtgtttagctttcACTTACaggtaagaacatgcagtattagaccatcctggccaacatggtgaaaccctgtctctactaaaatacaaaaattagctgggcatggtggcgcatgcctgtagtcccagctacttgggaggctgaggcaggagaattgcttgaacccaggaggcaagatgcagtgagccaagatcacaccactgcaatccagcctggcgcctggtgacagagtgaaactccgtctaaaacaaacagacaaacaaacaaacaaacaaaacatgcagtgtttgcttttctgttcctgcattaattcacttaggataatggcctccagctgcacccatgttgctgcaaatgaaatgattttattcttttctatgagtgcatagaattccatgatgtatatgtaccatattttctttatctagttcaCCAATGATGGGCATATCTTGTCCACCATTGATGAGCATTGATGCCATATGTTTACTATTGTAAATACTGTTGGAACAAACATATGGGTGTATGTGTCCTTTttgcagaatgatttattttcctttgagtatatcacccagtagtggaattggtGGATTAAATTGTATAggtctaagttctttgagaaatcttcaaaccaCTTGCTAGAGTGGCTAAACTGATTAATATTCCTGCTAACAATGTATAAGAATTCTGTTTTCTCAGCAACCTCAacaacattttatattctttgtctttttcatcgTGGCCATTCTGCAGGACTCAGGACA
It contains:
- the LOC101044025 gene encoding olfactory receptor 51L1-like — encoded protein: MIENRSVNFHIKLAAGEKRESRTIWLTEILPKHAMGHEFSILLKLTMPSLSSANLSFSTFLLTGFPGLEWAHQWISLPIFVGYLVALVGNATILYLVRTDRSLHQPMYYFLAILAVTDLGLCMSTLPSVLGVLWFDARTVSLVPCVLQQHFLHSFSFIESAVLFAMALDRLVAIRFPLHFASVLTGPRVALVGVVLSVRSAAITAAPSLHLLTFNYCRPGALSHAYCLHQDMIRLACSDTHFSRLYELCIIMLAMGGDVLFILLSYTVILRTVLAIASAGERLKALNTCVSHILAVLCFYVPVLGLSIVHRFGRHTSPLLHILMGTVSVLFPPLMNPVIYSIKTQQIRRAILKVISLEKIK